The Nymphaea colorata isolate Beijing-Zhang1983 chromosome 5, ASM883128v2, whole genome shotgun sequence DNA segment TAACTAGAGAATGGCTCTTTTATTATgtgtatgaaaagaaaaatcggTGGTTATCACAGCTATTGAGCACCATTGTTTGTCTAGACTAAAAATCAGTTGGATGtaattgtttttgcttttgtacACAACGATGCTTCCCTGTGGAAAATTAACGCCAAAAAGTTGTATAGAACTACCTTGTCGGGATAAATTGTGTAATGCCTGCTCCAAGACTGAAATAACTGTTCTATCTAGTGGATCTCAGCCAGCTCCGTAGTTTGTTTTGTTCGACACCTAAAAGAGTTTCCGATGCCAAGTCGGTAGTGAGACTCAAAGCTTACTAAAAAGTAGAAACTGACCAACGGTTTCTTCAGTCTATTAACTGGGATGAGGTGTAGTCTCGTTctaattttatcggatgtctccgTGGTTGTCATTGTGGTCATTAATTTCTTTCAAAGTTCTATATAAGGTTATTAACGAAtcactttttatatatatgagatgCTGTAGCTTGCCCCCTTCGACATATTTTAGAATTATGTATTAAGTAGTGTGAtttctatacacacacacacacacatatatatatatatatatatacgttaaAGGGAAACAGAGAGAGGTTGGTATAAGATCTTTAAGTGTTAGATCTGTGAGGAatcatttttttccattgatCTTTCTAAAATGGATGTTTGacagaaaatgaggaaaaaatatggtattttaGTTATCTAGTATTAGTTaacatctttttctccttgatgTTATCTCAACCATTCATCTTGAAAAATTCAATTACCATGTTGACTCCTTGCAGATCTGGGTCCCATACCAATAGCAGAGCTATATATAtaggcttgtgtgggcagttgcccacatcaacaccaaaatttttctttatttgtatgtaaatgccttacaattatttacttagtTATGTATAAAGTGCCCCATAGgaaatgagaatttctaaaATAGTGGCACTTAACCAAAAAGTTCATGACtctgtatgtatatatatatatatatatatatatatatatatatatatatatatatatatatatatataaccatccAATGATGTAGTCGTCTGACTTTTCTGATaggatttttgttgttttaaaaCTAAGTCAAACGGACACTGCAAATTTATCCTCGTCCCTGTGTTGATATACTGATACTCTGATGCTGCTACTTGGACATGTTTTAGATCAAGTCTGGGTCAGACCCACTATGCGTGATTTTTATGTGAggttatgtatatatgtgttaaaccatattcaaaatgcattaaactcttttctttttaacaaaataagtaaattttttcattatatgtatatatacccACAACTATCGTACATGTACCCACTTTGCCATATCGGTGCTTGTATCTATACTATATCTATCTGACTAAGTTTTCAAACCTCCAACTACACATTATTCCATATGTTATCAGATTAGGATGGGGAATAACTGCAAGAATGGGAGGTCCCGTCTGTTTCATGCAAAGGGAAGGACCATTCTTTGATCTTTTCGAGATCTGATCCCCTGCCAATTTAGAGATGAGCAAGAAATCAAAACCAGCAGGAATGGGGAAGAAGGCAAGAGAGAAAGCTAAGCTGATATATAGCTGGTATATAACGACTCCACATTTGTCAACCTGTGCTTGTCTTGAACTCCCATGGAGAAGGAGCTCTACTTTTGTGCTACATCAGCATTTCCTTGGAGGATTGTCTGGCTACCACTAGTTGTTGGTTGCTATATGCAGCTTAGGAATGTAATGCAAACCAATAAAAAATTCACTTATCAGACTCAGTTTGATGTGGAGCCGTAGCATATATCAGCTACCACAGCGCCATTAGGCCCGCTGCATTTTCTGGAACCAATAAGAACTGGAAGCAGCAGATGGTACCCACAATAATCAAACGAACGGTAGTCGGTAAAGACATCACCAAGTTAGCTGCGAGCCTGCGATGAAATCAGAGCATAAGCAATGCTTAACCATATTCAGCCTCATAGACCGACTGCTGTAAGTCCTGATGCAGTTCACTGAAGCAAATCAAGATGAAGTAACCAGATAAAGGTTGCTGTGCAGTCAGCTCCGTATGCAACCTTGCAAGAgtaatgaatctcttaaatcagcCAGTTTTCACCTTTATAAAGACTCTTCTAGTCTTCTTCAAAGGCCACAAATTTCATTCACATAGAAAGTCAACCTCATTATTCTATTTTCGACTAGTTGTGGGAGAGAAATTTGTTCTGTATGAATTGACCAACTTCATAGGAATGTCGATCACATAATCTCGGGTACGAGTGCTGCTACGAAAAAGCGGGTATGGGTACACTTTTTTCGCCAATCTTGGTACACCGATACGTCAATggttatattttttaaattaattatatacatgaaatcagcaaaaaaagtaacataaatataagaaacagatgtcatttttgttgTAGATATGTTGTATGaagtaaggaagaagaaagaaaaggcgTCAGGCCATCTAAAGTGGTTTGGATGGGTTCTGACTCAGAACCAACGGCCGAACCAGTAGGTGGGCAAAACCCACGTACCCGTGTGACAATGCATAATCTTAATTTTTATTCTACGAGCTGCATATGTCTCATCGGAAATATCTACCTGCACCTATTAACAAGAACTAAGGAAATGATTAGCCCTCAGATGTCTCTACTACTTATGCTATCTCttatatcaaattttttgttgacatGTCTCTACTACTTTCTGCTCctgatatttattttatttaacacCTCATATAAGGGTTTAAGGATTCagttggaaataaaaaaataatacctaaggctctctttttttctctacaTCGTCAGAACCTTCCACCATGACACACTAGGCTTAAATTTAGGCATAATTGGTTAAAGCACCATAACTACGGCAGCAAATGAAACCTCACAGATAAAGGAAGAGTATAAGAGCCATCCTTCAAATGCAAGGAACGTATTCTCTAAAGCAAAAATtttgcaagaaagaaaagtatgtGTTTTAAAGATTAGGACGCCTCAAGCTGAATGAGGCAAGAAAAGAACACGAACAGATCTAAATTGCTAGTATTTCATCCTTTTTTGTGACTTTACAGCACAAGACCTTGATCACCATATTAATAAGTAAAACTTCCTTCAAGGTTGCAGCTAAATGTCATATGTGCTGGTTGAGTCAATACCATAATCACTTTCTTCTAATCAACGAATGGAACACAAAAAGCTCTCCCTAATTTCTAATTGTTGAGGGAATACTCAAATGGTTAGTTAGTTCAACATTTATTTTACAGCTAGAATCTTTCTCGGTACAACCTTAGATAAGTAATGCATTGTCATTCTTAAAGTGGTGAAGACAACCAAAGATGTGAACAAGAGATACCCAACTCTCtgctaattgaaaatttgaaaccaaTGTCCGTAATGCCATGAAGCTCAACAGCAAATCGACCGGTTCAACTTTAAGGTCATTCGTTCTACCTGTCTAACAAGCCGAATAAAACATTTACAAACAAATTTACACACGAACCAGAGACAGAATCCAGCTTCTACCTCTCCAAAGAGGGAAACTAAAGCTTCTAAATTTCTAATTCACTTTCACAGTTTCACTAATTGGTCAAACTGAGTGCCAGAGTGGTTAGGGATAACATCAAACTATTAGGTCCTGCCTTGATAAACAAGGCCAATGAAAATTCTGATTCTGGTAAGGAAatcaagtgtttcatgaacttaTATAGGATTCGGATGCATGGTGAGAAATAACCCAAGGATATTAAAGCTTCCTGCATGAGTCGGCTTCACTTTTTGGACTATCCTTTTGGTGAAACAATGATGCCAACTAACATGTAGTGTATTGTTGATTTGGTAACTTCAAGTATCGACTGGATTTTGAAATTTCACTACTTTAAGGTAAAACCTGTATGAATGCAGAAAAAGCATCAACAACAACGCATATACAGTTATGCACTTCACATAATTGTGCTGCTGGTTGGTCACAAAATGGATTTTAAGTTCATAACTACATTACATAACACATGTATGATCCAGACATCAATGGAATCTCAGAGAATGGATGGTGACACGATTTTGCATCATACACAATTCAGTATTTTCTTCATCATGGTACTTGAGCAAGGTTTCAAAGATTATATTTTCTTGAATATTATTCCCGGTATGTTAGTACATAACTTGAAGATCATGTATAATCATGTAAATAAGAAATTCAAGGAACAATCAACCAAAATACAGGACCATGCAGAAAGAAGGTAGAAAACAAGAACCCTATTTCGCTACAAAAGATTTCACTTTCTCCATCCAGTGGATGTACTCAGCCTTATCTTTGTTCATCATGTATTGATGCAAGAAAATGGCAAGCTCATCGTTGACACCACGTGCCTCCAAAAATTCCTGAAGGGCATCCTGAAGTTCATCATCCAACTCACtgaaaagaacaaagaacaaaggCTCATATCTTAGACTCCACAAATCATCAGGCTAAAACAACTttctagaaattgttgaaagaaGAAACTCACACAAAATCAGGTCCTATGTAAGGCTTTGGGGGCATTTTATGACGTTTGAGCATGAAAACCTTCCTTATAACCAAAGCATTGGGCCATGCAGAACAAATGAACTCCAAAGGATTAGAGTCGTCCCCTTTGCAGACATCAACAATTAAACTAATGTGCATTTGAACATCCTCTCCCTTGTCACCGCTTCTTTGAAACCCATCAAACATAGTCACCTCTATCTTGATATCTTCATTGTCACCATACTTGCGCCTCAACCTAAGCCATTGCTCCCCAGGCCTATCCTCTACAGTAAACGAAGAGAATACGGAAACAGCCTAACacgcaaaaaaggaaaaaagccaAATTGAGAATATGGTTGTCGCTTTCGAAACCACCTCTTCCCAACATTTGGAATGCTCCGAAGCAGCACCTGGGCAAGAAGATTGAGGAATTAATTACCTCTTTGGGTGGAGCCACTTCCATTTCATATTGGATTTCAGAGCGCAGTAATCTCAAGATATGGTCCTCGAATGCTGATTTGTGCATGCGAGAGATATAGTGGCGAGTCTGGTTCTTGGCGAACAGCTCCCTCGAAAAGGAAAAACGACTAGCTGATGGAGACGGCTGACAAGCTCTGCAATGTAGCTTCAGAAAATGGGTAGTCGAAGAAGAGAGGCACGCTTTCCTTCCCAGTTTCATTAGCCATGCCATGATCTGTTCGAGCTCGGAAATGGGGTCTTCCTGGGAAGATGAGAGGACGACACTACCCTATGTTCATCCGACTCTCACTTATGCACAAAATATACCATGCAACACTCCAAAGAAATTCCGCGGGAAGGCTAACAGTATCAAAATCTGCCATTTCAAAGAAGCAACAGATATCAAAAGATATTACGACTGTAAGTAATGATCCCCCCTGCGCCATGAATATCTCATTCTCATTGTCTAAATGAAACCCATCTGTTTACTTCTTCATTTGGGGAGCTGACGATAATTTGGGTCTAAGAGCAAAAGCAATAAAGAACAAGCATTTTGCCACTGTATTTTTATatgaaaccaaacaaaaatTTACCAAATACAGGAAAGTGGAGAATTCCTGATTAACTCCATGGCTGCTATAGAAGAGAGACAGAGTACCTGATTTGCCTCGCCGGGTGGGAGCACGCTGCGTGTCGGGATGCTGAAGAGTGGGATCTTCACGAGGGAAGGCAGCAGAGCGACAGTCGAGGGAGAGTATCGGGTGTCTACTCTGCTCTTCGTCCCGACTCCGAGGATTTAGGTAGGGTTTTGTAAGCAATAAGGAAAATATCCcgatattttcagaaaaacaaatttgtaTCGCccatattttggaaaagaaaaattaaaaaaccatgCAAACGCCTATGGAAATGTAGGATTGTCCTCTCGCCTCGCGtgcttgttttttcaaattgaaaccTTTTACTTCTTCACAAGAAATTAGATCGTTCGAATGATGTATCTACTTTTTATCTTACGTGCCAATAAATTggggcggagctaggaattTACTATTAGAAGatcgaactatagtttcaattTTGATTGAGActgaaatattaattttttaaaactgttACGTAGgataaatgaaaatgtttaaaatacatttataattttcttttaaaaatttgaggcTCCGCCCCTTCTTACACATCCTTTCTTGAATCGGAGGAGGTTCTATTTGGCACAAGGACCTTATAAATGTGCATAGGAACTTAAAAATGTGTGTACACCTGTTGATTGCAAGTTATTGTGGAAGTTAGCAAGTAAAACAGTTAATGCTACATGAGCAAATCCAAAGACAAGCTTAAAATGAAATAATGTGTTATTGAGGTACTCTGAGGTTTGCATGTTTAGTTTAACATTATCATTTATCAGACATGCACAATTAGAATATGTCACAAAGTAAAGTTGCATTTGTATTATGATGCACCAACCATTAATTATAATTATGTAGATGCTTTTGGAATGGTTTACTTGTGATTCCAACTATTTTGATCAGAGATGTCAATAAACCTAATTAGGATTCGATATTTGACCAAATTGCTTCTAAAAGAAATGGATATGGAAAGAAAACTTTTAGCATTCAGTTAGGAAATCTAATCAgcttcaaatttaagaaatgacatccgattggaCTTAGGTTGGATTctaattttaataaattttcaatcatatttgaattcaaactcaaattcaaatttagttttaatgAAATATCTTATATCAAATATCCATACATCTTGAAAAGACAGATTTTAACATATCATAGTGCAGTTTGGaatgtaatttaaaaaactcTAATttggttgtgaatttaaaaaatggattCTAATTATGATTCATAAGGTATAGGTTTTCCTTCATCTACATTCCAAtccaaaattaaatttaaatttgtgaaaatcTAATAAAATGGATATGGTAAAGAGTACATTAAATTTGAACCCTATTGATCTGTCAACATCCCTAGTTCTATTCATCTTTTGTAAGTAAGAAGATGAGCTCCTAATACACTTTAAGATCAACTTCACTCAGTTCATTGGGACACAAATGGCCTAAATGTGACACAACAAATCACCTTGTTAAATGCAACCTAAAGGCAACCTTGTTTGCATGAAAAGTGTTCTCTAGGTGCACTTgcaaaaaaactaaactaatgGTATAGAATAAGGTACTGTCCATCAAGAAAAATAGTTTAGTTTTAGTTGCCTTCCCTAGCTCATAAGGTTGGATCCTGCCCATCATGGGTGGACTCAAACTGGAAGTCCAACATTCTCCCACTTGCACGTAACCGGCAAGGCAACAGGAAGATTTTTCTAGTGGTTTAGGTATGCATTGTTATTCAACATACTAACGATAGGATCGTGTGACCTGCGAGTATAGTAAAATTGTCCAACTGTGTACCAGTTTGAGTAACACAATGACCTCACctgcaaaaaaaaagattattgtATAGTTGTATGCCCCAAGAATAGCTCGGTATGTCCTAGATCAAAAATTCATCTACATGAGTCTCAATTCATTCAATTCCCAGGTACTTGGTATAtatgagtgagtgaatgatTACCCGGCTATCTAACAAGGCTATTCATCTCATGCATGTGGATGGTTGATATGTCTcagataaataaattttgaatattttttattaaaaaatagcCATTAAATTATCATTACCCATGATTTATAATATGATGATGGTTTCTGGTGgctttagcaatgatttatggttcttttaatgacaaattttcaaattttaaccaCTTGACAACTATCTAAACATGGCAACATTGAGTTTTATGTATAAAAACCTCATACCATTAGgaaatttaaatgattatttcGTTAAAGTTGAGTAACATGGTTGATGACA contains these protein-coding regions:
- the LOC116254644 gene encoding uncharacterized protein At2g39795, mitochondrial-like — translated: MAWLMKLGRKACLSSSTTHFLKLHCRACQPSPSASRFSFSRELFAKNQTRHYISRMHKSAFEDHILRLLRSEIQYEMEVAPPKEAVSVFSSFTVEDRPGEQWLRLRRKYGDNEDIKIEVTMFDGFQRSGDKGEDVQMHISLIVDVCKGDDSNPLEFICSAWPNALVIRKVFMLKRHKMPPKPYIGPDFVELDDELQDALQEFLEARGVNDELAIFLHQYMMNKDKAEYIHWMEKVKSFVAK